Genomic window (Deltaproteobacteria bacterium):
ATGCAGATACGGCTTCAATTCCTGTTATTATGCTTACGGCAAAAGGTGAGGAATTTGATAAGGTGATCGGCCTGGAGATAGGGGCCGATGATTATGTTACCAAGCCTTTTAGTGTCAGGGAGATTGTTGCGCGAGTTAAGGCGCTGCTAAGACGAAGCAGGAAGGAAGAAAGCCGGGAACAGGAACAGTATGAATTTGGCTCATTACGTATCGACCTTTCCACATATGAGGTCAGGGTCTGTAATGAACTTATTAACCTGAGCCCTCTTGAATTCAGGCTTCTTCGTTTTTTCATCAGTCATCCTGAACGGGTATACAGCAGGGACCATCTTCTCGACCAGGTTTGGGGAGACGACGCTTTTGTAGAACCCAGAACGGTCGATGTTCATATCAGGCGTCTCAGGGAAAAAATTGAACCGGAAGGGCCCAGACTCATAAAGACCATCCGTGGAACAGGCTATAAGTTTACTACCAGGGATTCAAGTTGAATAAACTTCGTTATATAAATCTTTTCTTTTTTTATTTCATTGCAGTAATCCTGACCATCATTACTTTTAAGACTATCCATATTGCTGTTGACGATGCAGCGCTTCAAATCATTATTACTCTCATAGCCTCAATCCTCTTTGCTGCATTACTTTCCTACCTTTATTTTTCCGCTATTAAGAATCGACTTGAAAAAATCGCACTCTTTGGAGAGAGCATAAAAAGCGGAAATTTCGATAGATATATGGCGCCTGTATATGATGATGCCGTAGGTTCTGTTGAGAAGTCTTTGGGAGCCATGGCGGGGGAGATTAGAAAAACACTGAAAAAACTTGAAGATGACGTGGGACAGCGAGAATCCGTACTTAGCAGCATGGGAGAAGCTGTTGTCGTTATAGACCGGTCCGGTACGATTACTCTCTCCAATAAGAAAGGGAGAGATCTCTTTGGTGGCGTTCTTGCCGGAAAAAAAATCTCTCTTTTATCGAGAGATCCCATGTTGCTTAGCCTCATTGAAGAGGGAAAGAAAAAATGGACAACCGTTACCGGCGAAATATCGATTTCTGAACCAAAAAATATGATACTGCTTCTTACCATCTCCCCCTTGATAAGGAATATGAAAACACATGGATCGGTCATTATATTTCGCGATATTACCATGCTGAATAAGCTGGAAAATATGAGGAAAGACTTTGTCCTTAATGTATCACATGAACTTAAGACGCCTCTCACTTCTATCAGGGGGTTTGCCGAAACGCTTATTGATGGAGGAATTGATGACAAGGATAATGCCCGACCTTTTCTGGAGATTATCAAGAATAATTCCGAGCGTTTGTCGAGACTGGTGGAAGATCTGCTTACTATTTCCAATATCGAAATGGGGAAGATGAAGCTTAATAAAAGTAAGGTCAACGTAATGAATGCCATTGAGTCGGCAAAAACAATTCTGGAGCCTAAGGCCAAGGCTAAAAAACTGCATATTAAAGTTAGTTCAGATGAATCTTTTACCGTATTGGCAGATAAAGACCGTTTGGAGCAGATACTGATCAACCTTATAGATAACGGTATAAAATTTACCGATACCGGTGGTCTAAAGATTACAGCCTCTGAAAAGGAAGGAATGATAGTATTTTCTGTTGCTGACACCGGTTCGGGAATTCCGCAAAAAGATGTATCAAGGCTGGGTGAACGTTTCTACCGGGTAGACAGCGCCAGATCACGTGATCTCGGCGGTACCGGGCTTGGCCTTGCCATTGTAAAGCATCTTGTCACCTCCATGGGTGGTACACATAAGATAGAAAGTAAGCAGGGTAAGGGGACGACGGTAACTTTTACTCTGCCTAAAGGGTAGAAAGTGATATTTCGGAATTGGATTGCGGATTTTGGATTGAAAAGACCTTTAAAATCTAGAAACATCGGAGATCTCTGAGCAGTTGGACATGAG
Coding sequences:
- a CDS encoding winged helix-turn-helix domain-containing protein, which translates into the protein MQMPKILIIEDEQDIQDLLVYNLGKEGFETISAIDGIKGKELAISAKPDLILLDLMLPGLDGLELCRIIRNNADTASIPVIMLTAKGEEFDKVIGLEIGADDYVTKPFSVREIVARVKALLRRSRKEESREQEQYEFGSLRIDLSTYEVRVCNELINLSPLEFRLLRFFISHPERVYSRDHLLDQVWGDDAFVEPRTVDVHIRRLREKIEPEGPRLIKTIRGTGYKFTTRDSS
- a CDS encoding ATP-binding protein, which codes for MNKLRYINLFFFYFIAVILTIITFKTIHIAVDDAALQIIITLIASILFAALLSYLYFSAIKNRLEKIALFGESIKSGNFDRYMAPVYDDAVGSVEKSLGAMAGEIRKTLKKLEDDVGQRESVLSSMGEAVVVIDRSGTITLSNKKGRDLFGGVLAGKKISLLSRDPMLLSLIEEGKKKWTTVTGEISISEPKNMILLLTISPLIRNMKTHGSVIIFRDITMLNKLENMRKDFVLNVSHELKTPLTSIRGFAETLIDGGIDDKDNARPFLEIIKNNSERLSRLVEDLLTISNIEMGKMKLNKSKVNVMNAIESAKTILEPKAKAKKLHIKVSSDESFTVLADKDRLEQILINLIDNGIKFTDTGGLKITASEKEGMIVFSVADTGSGIPQKDVSRLGERFYRVDSARSRDLGGTGLGLAIVKHLVTSMGGTHKIESKQGKGTTVTFTLPKG